From one Chthonomonadales bacterium genomic stretch:
- a CDS encoding phytanoyl-CoA dioxygenase family protein: MPAEKSTAAAPTVGIADIEVTAADLDAACAAAVYRQHGCLVVRGLMASYVAELQRDIEETARQSIALLDQARQVTEGWVTPNGTLFLPAPAGFARDKQIMVLAIGYETSAAFFRAAFDPCTVDIAEAILGPNIELFGGGQCLYKEPVGGHPKTLHQDSAYFEHRFDGPVAVLSYVVDTDLQNGALHVVPGSHRLGTLRHVDTLSHLGLDEDEWPWEAALQVTGNAGDAIFFHYRTIHGSRENHSTRPRPVFINRYRRVDDYVTVSATTAANREEAERRAAEARKSGQRGLMVRGYRPYEPA; the protein is encoded by the coding sequence ATGCCAGCCGAAAAGAGCACTGCCGCCGCGCCCACAGTGGGCATCGCCGACATCGAGGTGACCGCCGCCGATCTGGACGCCGCGTGCGCCGCGGCAGTCTATCGGCAGCACGGCTGCCTGGTGGTCCGCGGGCTGATGGCGTCCTACGTCGCCGAGCTGCAACGCGACATCGAGGAGACCGCGCGCCAGAGCATCGCGCTCCTCGACCAGGCGCGGCAGGTGACCGAGGGATGGGTGACGCCGAACGGCACGCTGTTCCTGCCCGCTCCGGCGGGCTTCGCGCGCGACAAGCAGATCATGGTGCTGGCGATCGGCTACGAGACGAGCGCCGCCTTCTTCCGCGCGGCGTTCGACCCCTGCACCGTCGACATCGCCGAGGCGATCCTCGGCCCGAACATCGAGTTGTTCGGCGGCGGCCAGTGCCTCTACAAGGAGCCCGTCGGCGGCCATCCCAAGACACTGCACCAGGACTCCGCGTACTTCGAGCACCGCTTCGATGGGCCGGTGGCCGTGCTGAGCTATGTGGTGGACACCGACCTCCAGAACGGGGCCCTGCACGTGGTCCCGGGTTCGCACCGGCTCGGTACCCTGCGCCACGTCGACACCCTTTCGCACCTGGGACTGGACGAGGACGAGTGGCCATGGGAGGCTGCCCTACAGGTGACCGGGAACGCGGGCGACGCCATCTTCTTTCACTATCGGACCATCCACGGATCCAGGGAGAACCATTCCACGCGCCCGCGCCCCGTCTTCATCAACCGCTACCGCCGGGTGGATGACTACGTGACGGTGAGCGCCACCACGGCCGCCAACCGCGAGGAGGCCGAGAGGCGGGCGGCGGAGGCGCGCAAGAGCGGCCAGCGAGGCCTGATGGTGCGGGGGTACCGGCCGTACGAGCCGGCCTGA
- a CDS encoding TetR/AcrR family transcriptional regulator C-terminal domain-containing protein: MPVQEGIHAFLLDRYQLWQTHGDLLKIVFAEALFDRELAEGFCAKITCPATDVVEAYLARGIREGVLRDLDPRIAARALVGHVFAPTLLYDAMVCQPERPLSAEAYATALTDLFLNGTRR; this comes from the coding sequence TTGCCGGTTCAGGAGGGAATCCACGCTTTCCTGCTCGATCGGTATCAGCTCTGGCAGACACACGGCGATCTGCTGAAGATCGTCTTCGCCGAGGCGCTGTTCGACAGGGAGCTCGCGGAGGGATTCTGCGCAAAGATCACCTGTCCGGCAACCGATGTGGTGGAGGCGTACCTGGCGCGCGGGATCCGCGAGGGCGTTCTGCGGGACCTTGACCCCCGGATCGCCGCTCGCGCGCTGGTGGGGCACGTCTTCGCGCCGACGCTGCTCTACGACGCGATGGTCTGCCAGCCGGAGAGGCCGCTCAGCGCGGAGGCATACGCAACCGCGCTGACCGACCTCTTCCTGAACGGGACGCGACGGTGA
- a CDS encoding DUF2961 domain-containing protein, with product MVIRAARATALALLTVAGGGTPVPACRADDLLSGLARPHDGRSHRETSTFREGPDGRYSRAADPLGSRAEKSNFDNFQVRPGETHVLMDAKGPGVITHMWFTFLGSEPQGWAGNGSATHQDMLLRIYWDGRSRPGVEAPVGDFFANCFGKRSEVISLPVIVEDADSYNCFWRMPFRKSARVEIVNQGDKPINLLYYNIDWVKKDRLPRDTPYFHAQYRQEYPVEGGKDYVVLETAGKGHYVGTVMAVRTRSPSWFGEGDEKIAIDGEVKPSIWGTGTEDYFLSAWGLKRTSTPYFGVPYFDQWGIVGGHTSAYRWHIADPIVFQKGIRVTFEHWGWISPDENPDHKSMSWNEREDDYSSVAFWYQTGEPTFTARAPSGTERRLPGLERVVSYARDFADAAHHGAGEARPQQLGFFEGPQLLYQPEGQEAAWLEVPIEVTRKEPLRLLLNLTRSYDFGTFQAYLNGVKLGGPIDLYSADTSQYEAHLLDFWPDPGKYTIRLECVGRNARSTGYYLGIESVRLRERRPRVTQYGFDRDRDWRKDPVLYN from the coding sequence ATGGTCATCCGTGCCGCGCGGGCGACCGCGCTCGCCTTGCTGACCGTGGCCGGGGGCGGAACGCCCGTGCCGGCCTGCCGGGCCGACGACCTGCTGAGCGGCCTCGCGCGGCCGCACGACGGCCGGAGCCACCGCGAAACGAGTACCTTCCGCGAAGGCCCCGACGGTCGCTACAGCCGCGCGGCCGACCCTCTGGGTAGCCGCGCCGAGAAGAGCAACTTCGACAACTTCCAGGTACGTCCGGGCGAGACGCACGTGCTCATGGACGCAAAGGGCCCTGGCGTTATCACGCACATGTGGTTCACGTTCCTCGGTTCGGAGCCGCAGGGCTGGGCCGGCAACGGGTCCGCGACGCACCAGGACATGCTCCTGCGCATCTACTGGGACGGCCGCTCGCGCCCTGGCGTGGAGGCGCCCGTCGGCGACTTCTTCGCCAACTGCTTCGGCAAGCGCAGCGAGGTGATCAGCCTGCCGGTGATCGTGGAGGACGCGGACTCCTACAACTGCTTCTGGCGGATGCCGTTTCGCAAGTCGGCGCGCGTCGAGATCGTCAACCAGGGCGACAAGCCGATCAACCTGCTCTACTACAACATCGATTGGGTGAAGAAGGACCGCCTGCCGCGCGACACGCCCTACTTCCATGCGCAGTATCGCCAGGAGTACCCGGTCGAGGGCGGCAAGGACTATGTGGTGCTCGAGACGGCCGGAAAGGGGCACTACGTCGGCACGGTGATGGCCGTCCGCACGCGCAGCCCGAGCTGGTTCGGCGAGGGCGACGAGAAGATCGCCATTGACGGCGAAGTGAAGCCATCGATCTGGGGTACCGGCACGGAGGACTACTTCCTTAGCGCGTGGGGCCTCAAGAGGACCAGCACTCCCTACTTCGGCGTTCCCTACTTCGACCAGTGGGGCATCGTCGGTGGCCATACGAGCGCCTACCGCTGGCACATCGCCGACCCGATCGTCTTCCAGAAGGGCATCCGCGTCACGTTCGAGCACTGGGGATGGATCTCGCCCGACGAGAACCCCGATCACAAGAGCATGAGCTGGAACGAGCGCGAGGACGACTACAGCAGCGTCGCGTTCTGGTACCAGACGGGCGAGCCCACCTTCACGGCGCGCGCACCCTCGGGCACGGAGCGGCGTCTGCCCGGACTGGAGCGCGTGGTGTCGTACGCGCGTGATTTCGCGGACGCGGCGCACCACGGCGCCGGCGAGGCGCGCCCCCAGCAGCTTGGCTTCTTCGAGGGGCCGCAGCTTCTCTACCAGCCCGAGGGCCAGGAGGCCGCCTGGCTGGAGGTGCCCATCGAGGTAACCAGGAAGGAGCCGCTCCGCCTGCTGCTCAACCTGACGCGCTCCTACGACTTCGGCACCTTCCAGGCGTACCTCAACGGAGTCAAGCTCGGGGGCCCCATCGACCTCTACAGTGCTGATACGTCGCAGTACGAGGCCCATCTGCTCGACTTCTGGCCGGATCCGGGGAAGTACACGATCCGCCTGGAGTGCGTTGGCCGGAACGCCCGGTCGACCGGCTACTACCTGGGCATCGAGTCAGTGCGACTGCGCGAGCGCCGGCCACGCGTAACGCAGTACGGGTTCGACCGTGACCGGGACTGGAGGAAGGACCCGGTGCTCTACAACTGA